In Erigeron canadensis isolate Cc75 chromosome 1, C_canadensis_v1, whole genome shotgun sequence, a single window of DNA contains:
- the LOC122586162 gene encoding uncharacterized protein LOC122586162, with protein sequence MVVDTGSECNVLYEEVFWKLNPLSRMNFRKAGTSVQGYSGDSAEPLGKLSLQTTIGKGHWKRKEKITFTVVSGTSPFQAILGRPGLQKFGIIPSVMHGLIKYETNGRIATLVGKAKKLSDEGRDGCHEISMNDRPYYG encoded by the coding sequence ATGGTCGTGGATACCGGGAGCGAGTGTAATGTCCTATACGAGGAAGTATTCTGGAAACTAAACCCTTTGTCACGAATGAACTTCAGAAAGGCAGGAACTTCGGTCCAAGGATACTCCGGCGACTCAGCTGAACCATTAGGAAAGCTGTCTCTGCAAACAACGATTGGAAAGGGACATTGGAAACGAAAAGAGAAAATCACGTTCACAGTAGTAAGTGGAACTTCACCTTTTCAAGCGATCCTAGGCAGACCGGGACTCCAGAAGTTCGGAATAATCCCATCTGTGATGCATGGCCTGATCAAATATGAAACGAATGGAAGAATAGCAACCTTGGTGGGAAAGGCTAAAAAGCTCTCTGACGAAGGCCGAGACGGTTGTCACGAGATATCCATGAATGATAGGCCGTATTATGGATGA
- the LOC122586154 gene encoding uncharacterized protein LOC122586154 gives MPIPAPGPYGPQNWGAPVYQNALELQIVGGNVENSPFVAWIQNYPLPKDLKYPSHLGTYKGKSDPDNFLEAFESVAEMKVWNVPVACRIFRYALEEDAREWLKNVAKGSIISFEDLKEKFRARFSQQKKHKKIHVAAHGVKQKKTEPCRTFLDKFTTETEDIIDLPESQRISALLHGLRSRELVELLYRDLPKTYEVVQKRAHVYLDARDTAPKGDISPSRDKEAQTHRKGKWNNERERPRYSPYNKDDKGYLKVNLPELHKSPKEILLIESVAKTFPTPPRLSGKNRKDPEKYCEFHRDHGHDTNACWQLRKAIEEAINEGKLSHLVKSVEQQQYPKKEDDTDDKKKGPNKNYLHHCKEEDRICAPESL, from the coding sequence ATGCCTATTCCCGCTCCAGGACCCTATGGACCGCAAAACTGGGGGGCTCCGGTCTACCAAAACGCCTTGGAATTGCAAATAGTCGGAGGGAATGTTGAAAATTCACCATTCGTCGCTTGGATACAGAACTATCCCCTTCCAAAAGATTTGAAATACCCTTCCCACCTTGGAACGTACAAAGGGAAAAGCGATCCGGATAATTTCTTGGAAGCATTCGAGAGCGTAGCAGAAATGAAGGTCTGGAACGTACCCGTCGCGTGCCGAATATTCAGGTATGCACTTGAAGAAGATGCTAGAGAATGGCTGAAAAATGTTGCAAAGGGGTCCATCATTAGTTTTGAAGACCTCAAGGAGAAATTTAGAGCCCGCTTTAGCCAACAgaaaaaacataagaaaatcCACGTGGCTGCCCACGgggtaaaacaaaaaaagacaGAACCCTGTAGGACGTTTCTTGACAAATTTACCACTGAGACGGAAGATATTATAGATCTTCCTGAATCGCAAAGAATATCTGCATTATTGCATGGCCTTCGGAGCAGAGAACTAGTTGAATTATTGTATAGAGATCTCCCGAAGACATACGAAGTCGTCCAAAAAAGAGCACATGTGTACCTAGATGCAAGAGATACTGCGCCAAAGGGAGACATTAGCCCATCGCGTGATAAGGAGGCCCAGACACATAGAAAGGGGAAATGGAATAACGAAAGGGAAAGGCCAAGGTACAGCCCGTACAATAAAGATGACAAAGGATACCTAAAGGTCAATCTCCCGGAACTACACAAAAGCCCGAAAGAAATATTACTCATTGAAAGCGTCGCGAAAACCTTCCCAACACCGCCCAGGCTAAGTGGGAAAAACAGGAAGGACCCAGAAAAATATTGCGAGTTTCACAGAGACCATGGCCATGATACGAATGCATGCTGGCAACTCAGAAAAGCCATTGAAGAAGCAATCAACGAAGGAAAATTGTCACACTTGGTGAAAAGCGTCGAGCAACAACAATATCCTAAGAAGGAAGATGATACAGATGACAAGAAGAAAGGCCCCAATAAAAACTATTTACACCATTGTAAAGAAGAAGACAGGATATGCGCCCCGGAGAGCCTATAG